One Anaerobacillus alkaliphilus genomic region harbors:
- a CDS encoding small, acid-soluble spore protein K has protein sequence MRNKEKGFPVRMSLDGEPRAKAEFASKRADGSINTHPQERMRNSNQQRQ, from the coding sequence ATGCGTAACAAAGAAAAAGGGTTTCCAGTTCGAATGTCACTAGATGGTGAACCAAGAGCAAAAGCCGAATTCGCTTCAAAACGAGCCGATGGTTCAATTAATACCCATCCTCAAGAGCGAATGAGAAATTCTAACCAACAGCGACAATAA
- the mutY gene encoding A/G-specific adenine glycosylase: MQLEKQISAKQFQLDLLTWFYGNKRDLPWRKDQDPYKIWVSEIMLQQTRVETVIPFFHRFLDKFPTIEALAYADEGDVLKAWEGLGYYSRARNLQAAVREVQEQYQGIVPDTKEEISKLKGVGPYTSGAILSIAYGKPEPAVDGNVMRVISRITASYDDISKQKTRVNIEKIISELISVEDPSAFNQGLMELGALICTPTSPSCNVCPVQAHCAAFEQNVQLELPVKAKKKQPKEKKLVCAFIRNELGQVLIHQRMETGLLANLWEFPNIELSGEASLSDQLHLFLKMEYFIETSIGDEIFHVEHVFSHLKWDVTIFEVELLSVGESQNERARWVTEGDIKAYAFPVSHQKIMKHCLLKGE, translated from the coding sequence ATGCAACTAGAAAAACAAATATCAGCGAAACAATTTCAACTAGATTTACTCACTTGGTTTTATGGAAATAAACGAGACTTACCTTGGCGTAAAGACCAAGATCCATATAAGATTTGGGTTTCTGAAATTATGCTCCAGCAAACTAGAGTTGAAACCGTAATTCCTTTTTTTCATCGCTTCCTAGACAAATTTCCAACAATTGAAGCACTAGCCTATGCCGATGAAGGAGATGTATTAAAAGCTTGGGAAGGCTTAGGGTACTATTCTCGGGCCAGGAATTTGCAAGCTGCCGTAAGGGAGGTCCAAGAACAGTATCAAGGTATCGTACCAGACACAAAGGAAGAGATATCCAAACTAAAGGGTGTTGGTCCATATACATCAGGTGCGATATTAAGTATTGCGTACGGAAAGCCTGAGCCTGCTGTTGATGGAAACGTGATGCGTGTAATCTCTCGAATTACTGCTAGCTATGATGACATTAGCAAACAAAAAACGAGAGTGAACATTGAAAAGATCATTTCCGAACTAATTAGTGTAGAGGATCCTTCAGCTTTTAATCAAGGACTCATGGAGTTAGGCGCATTAATTTGTACACCTACTTCACCGTCATGTAATGTTTGTCCAGTTCAAGCACATTGTGCTGCGTTTGAACAAAATGTGCAATTAGAGCTCCCAGTAAAAGCCAAAAAGAAGCAGCCGAAAGAGAAGAAGCTGGTTTGTGCATTTATTAGAAATGAATTAGGTCAAGTCCTCATTCATCAACGTATGGAGACTGGCTTACTTGCAAATTTATGGGAGTTTCCTAACATTGAACTCTCAGGTGAAGCGTCACTTTCAGACCAATTACATTTATTTTTAAAAATGGAATATTTTATCGAGACAAGTATAGGAGATGAGATTTTCCACGTTGAGCACGTCTTTTCTCACTTAAAATGGGATGTGACTATTTTTGAAGTTGAGTTATTAAGTGTTGGAGAAAGTCAGAACGAACGGGCTCGTTGGGTAACTGAAGGAGATATAAAGGCCTATGCTTTCCCTGTATCACATCAAAAAATCATGAAGCATTGTCTTTTGAAAGGGGAATGA
- a CDS encoding MFS transporter has translation MSQSSLQIFIEYKVKEAEIEKYEGLMKEVLKKLTEFSAEKIEWFVATDQPFLYVEMFQVPTLAHYQALKKLRKSTDHTVFGQLDQFIEGGLEKLNCWAFQTQKVQD, from the coding sequence ATGAGTCAATCTTCGTTGCAAATATTTATTGAATATAAGGTGAAAGAAGCAGAAATAGAGAAGTACGAAGGGCTTATGAAAGAAGTGTTAAAAAAGCTTACTGAATTTAGTGCTGAAAAAATAGAGTGGTTTGTAGCAACCGATCAACCGTTTTTGTATGTAGAAATGTTTCAAGTACCAACACTTGCTCATTACCAGGCGTTAAAAAAGTTGAGAAAATCAACGGATCACACTGTTTTTGGTCAATTAGATCAGTTTATTGAAGGTGGTTTAGAGAAACTAAATTGTTGGGCGTTTCAAACACAAAAAGTCCAGGACTAG
- a CDS encoding SDR family NAD(P)-dependent oxidoreductase has protein sequence MDLQLKGKVVLVTGGSKGIGKAIAKAFKDEGAVVTIAARTKEELEKVQTEYQLDGIYQGDLSTNEGREAVFQKLINDFGTIDILINNVGGSNGSTTMETDLTLFEAAMQLNFFSAVQFSQLAIPVMREKADGVIINISSVFGRESGGKPTYNSAKAAMISFTKSLADEVIKDGIRVNGVAPGSILHPTGNWQKRLEENPEKIQAFIEQEIPAGRFGTVEEVANVVVFLASKKASWIVGASINVDGGQSRANF, from the coding sequence ATGGATTTACAACTTAAAGGCAAAGTAGTCCTCGTTACAGGTGGAAGTAAGGGAATTGGAAAAGCGATTGCGAAAGCTTTTAAAGATGAAGGTGCTGTTGTAACAATTGCAGCAAGAACAAAGGAAGAGCTAGAGAAGGTTCAAACAGAATATCAATTAGATGGTATTTACCAAGGTGACTTATCAACAAACGAAGGGCGAGAGGCTGTCTTTCAAAAGCTTATTAACGACTTTGGTACAATTGATATTTTAATTAATAATGTCGGTGGTAGTAATGGATCAACCACAATGGAAACAGACTTAACTTTATTTGAAGCAGCGATGCAGCTAAACTTCTTTTCAGCAGTCCAGTTTAGTCAATTAGCTATACCTGTCATGAGGGAAAAAGCTGATGGAGTAATTATCAATATTTCCTCCGTTTTTGGACGTGAGTCAGGTGGGAAACCGACATATAACAGTGCCAAAGCCGCGATGATTTCATTTACAAAGTCTTTAGCAGATGAGGTTATCAAAGACGGAATTCGAGTGAATGGAGTGGCACCAGGATCAATTCTTCATCCAACTGGAAACTGGCAGAAGCGACTTGAAGAAAATCCTGAAAAAATTCAGGCTTTTATCGAACAGGAAATTCCCGCAGGTCGTTTTGGAACAGTAGAGGAAGTAGCAAACGTTGTTGTCTTTTTGGCTTCTAAAAAAGCCTCTTGGATTGTGGGTGCAAGCATTAACGTCGATGGAGGGCAGTCGCGAGCAAATTTTTAA
- a CDS encoding L-lactate permease: MLTTLVAFTPIIAVLLFLVVLRMPAIKAMPISLLATALLAIFYWQVPVIQVLAASLEGIIIGVSILYIVFGAILLLNTLKLSGAIDTIRNSFLGISADRRVQLIIIAWLFGAFIEGAAGFGTPAAIAAPLLVALGFPALAAVVLALIADSSPVSFGAVGTPIIVGVNQGLQEGSEIAAIVQPYLGDMSMLDYMHVIGTRVMTIDVFVGTLMPLILVLLLTKFFGEKRSFEDGIKIWKFALFAGLSFTVPALIVATFLGPEFPSIFGGLFGLVIVITSAKKGFLVPKETWNFPDKADWAQSWNGQEFASEAKYVKEKGMKKELPLLVAWLPYLFVGLLLVLTRLEILPFKQWLLSFRISWNNILGTEIGTSLQPLYLPGTVFVLVVLLTFFVHKMEASQLRRSFSMSGKAIVGSAIALFTAVPMVRIFINSGLNEAGFQSMPIELANTASSLMGGSWPLVAPLIGALGSFVSGSATFSNMMFSLFQFSVADQIGVDPAIVVSMQVLGANAGNMICVLNVVAAASVVGLLGKEGAIIRMTLGPMLYYSLFSGVIGLLLAYVF; the protein is encoded by the coding sequence ATGTTAACAACTCTTGTTGCTTTTACACCTATAATTGCCGTTTTACTCTTTTTAGTAGTCCTAAGGATGCCAGCGATAAAGGCGATGCCAATTAGTCTATTAGCAACAGCGTTACTAGCCATTTTTTATTGGCAAGTACCAGTGATCCAGGTTTTGGCTGCATCGCTTGAAGGAATTATCATAGGTGTTTCAATTCTTTATATTGTTTTTGGAGCTATTCTACTTTTAAACACGTTAAAGCTAAGTGGAGCTATTGATACAATCAGAAACAGTTTTTTAGGAATTTCCGCAGACAGGCGTGTTCAATTAATAATAATTGCTTGGTTATTCGGTGCCTTTATTGAAGGGGCAGCAGGGTTTGGGACGCCAGCTGCAATAGCAGCACCACTATTAGTTGCATTGGGATTTCCGGCGTTGGCAGCGGTTGTCTTGGCTTTAATTGCTGACAGTAGCCCAGTATCCTTTGGAGCAGTAGGTACGCCTATCATTGTCGGAGTAAATCAAGGGTTGCAAGAAGGATCGGAAATTGCTGCGATTGTTCAACCGTACTTAGGTGACATGTCTATGCTTGATTACATGCATGTAATTGGTACACGAGTAATGACCATTGATGTATTTGTAGGGACGTTGATGCCATTAATATTGGTCCTTTTATTGACTAAGTTTTTTGGTGAGAAACGCTCGTTTGAAGATGGCATAAAGATATGGAAATTTGCTCTTTTTGCAGGTCTTTCGTTTACAGTTCCGGCCTTAATAGTAGCTACATTTTTAGGTCCGGAGTTCCCATCGATTTTTGGTGGATTATTTGGATTAGTAATTGTCATAACTTCTGCAAAAAAAGGGTTTCTAGTACCTAAGGAGACCTGGAACTTTCCAGATAAAGCCGACTGGGCTCAATCATGGAATGGTCAAGAATTTGCTAGTGAAGCAAAGTATGTAAAAGAAAAAGGGATGAAAAAAGAGTTGCCATTGTTAGTTGCATGGTTACCTTATTTGTTCGTTGGCCTATTACTCGTCTTAACACGTCTAGAAATCTTACCTTTTAAACAGTGGTTACTAAGTTTTAGGATTTCATGGAACAACATTTTGGGAACTGAGATTGGTACATCACTTCAACCTTTATATTTACCTGGGACAGTGTTTGTTCTGGTTGTATTACTAACGTTTTTTGTACATAAAATGGAGGCTTCTCAGTTAAGGAGATCATTTTCAATGTCCGGGAAAGCCATTGTTGGAAGTGCAATTGCGTTATTTACAGCAGTTCCAATGGTAAGAATTTTCATTAACTCTGGATTAAATGAGGCAGGTTTCCAAAGTATGCCAATTGAACTAGCAAACACAGCATCATCCTTAATGGGTGGCTCATGGCCATTGGTTGCACCATTAATTGGTGCCCTGGGATCATTTGTTTCAGGTAGCGCAACCTTTAGTAATATGATGTTTTCCTTATTTCAGTTTAGTGTAGCAGATCAAATTGGTGTTGATCCAGCTATTGTTGTAAGTATGCAGGTACTCGGAGCAAATGCTGGTAATATGATTTGTGTGTTAAATGTCGTTGCCGCTGCATCTGTCGTTGGATTATTAGGAAAAGAAGGGGCAATTATTCGGATGACATTAGGACCAATGCTATACTATTCATTGTTTTCAGGAGTCATTGGGTTGTTGCTTGCTTATGTTTTTTAG
- a CDS encoding amidohydrolase, producing the protein MEILIQNATIYPITSEKLEKGSLLIKDGKIARIEKHIEPTPEMQVINGENKHLLPGFIDAHTHLGLYDEGTGWAGNDANETIEALTPHIRAIDGVYPLDIGFNDAVKFGVTTVHVMPGSANVIGGTTSVIKTVGKNVQKMLLKDIAGLKLALGENPKRVHSQSNKNDITRMGIMGMLREAFYQAKSNPNRDDLRVAPIILALDRKIPVRIHAHRADDILAAVRFAEEFQLDLRIEHCTEGHLIADELTQYPLQVTVGPTLTRRSKIELKNKTWRTYSILADHGISVSITTDHPYTPIQYLNICAAIAVREGLSEKHALEGITINPAKNLGVDHRVGSLEVGKDADVVLWNQHPFHYMASPEVTIINGEIIYKK; encoded by the coding sequence ATGGAAATTCTTATTCAAAATGCAACAATTTATCCAATTACCTCTGAAAAGCTTGAAAAAGGATCATTATTAATTAAGGATGGGAAGATTGCTCGTATTGAAAAGCATATTGAACCAACACCCGAGATGCAGGTTATTAATGGAGAGAACAAGCATCTTCTCCCAGGATTTATCGATGCACATACACACTTAGGTCTATATGATGAAGGAACTGGTTGGGCTGGTAATGATGCAAACGAAACAATCGAAGCACTAACACCTCATATTAGAGCGATTGATGGCGTCTATCCTTTAGATATTGGTTTTAACGATGCAGTAAAGTTTGGTGTGACGACCGTTCATGTCATGCCTGGTAGTGCCAATGTAATTGGTGGAACAACATCAGTCATTAAAACAGTTGGAAAAAACGTTCAGAAGATGCTTCTTAAAGACATTGCTGGATTAAAATTAGCATTAGGTGAAAATCCTAAACGCGTTCATAGTCAATCTAACAAAAACGATATCACGCGAATGGGAATTATGGGTATGCTACGTGAGGCATTTTACCAAGCCAAGTCTAACCCAAACCGTGATGATCTTCGTGTAGCTCCTATTATATTAGCATTAGATCGTAAAATACCGGTCAGAATTCATGCTCATCGTGCTGACGATATACTAGCTGCAGTTCGATTTGCTGAAGAATTCCAATTAGATTTACGTATTGAGCATTGTACAGAAGGTCATTTAATCGCAGATGAACTAACTCAGTATCCACTTCAGGTTACGGTGGGACCAACGTTAACTAGACGTTCGAAAATAGAATTAAAAAACAAGACATGGAGAACATACAGTATCCTAGCAGATCATGGTATCAGCGTTTCAATTACTACTGATCATCCTTATACACCAATTCAATACTTAAACATATGTGCAGCTATTGCTGTTAGAGAAGGTCTAAGCGAGAAACATGCACTAGAAGGAATTACAATAAATCCTGCGAAAAACCTAGGAGTAGATCATCGTGTTGGGAGTTTAGAAGTAGGAAAAGATGCCGATGTAGTCCTTTGGAATCAGCATCCTTTTCACTATATGGCTAGTCCCGAAGTCACGATTATTAATGGGGAAATTATTTACAAAAAATAA
- the ggt gene encoding gamma-glutamyltransferase produces the protein MLQNDALSYPYASQRMTTYAQNGMVATSQPLAAQAGLDILKKGGNAIDAAIATAACLTVVEPTSNGIGGDAFALVWTKGKLHGLNSSGPSPTSISIDKVKERGLEEIPKFGWVPVTVPGAPAAWVELSEKFGKLPLTEVLQPAIDYAQNGYPLSPILSFYWEQAFKGYSNNLKGDEFKHWFETFAPDGRAPKAGELWKSEGHANTLRLIAETKGEAFYQGELADKIDEFSKKYDGFLTKEDLAAFKPEWVDPISVSYRGYDVWEIPPNGQGLVALMALNIAKGFEFSERDTVETFHKQIEAMKLAFGDGLKYITEADKMSVQTEELLSVEYAEARRQLITDEALTPTAGEPPRGGTVYLATADNEGNMVSFIQSNYMGFGSGLVVPGTGIALQNRGHNFSLDENHDNRLEPGKRTFHTIIPGFLTKGDQPVGPFGVMGGFMQPQGHMQVVMNAIDFKLNPQAALDAPRWQWMEGKTVQLEHTVPNHIAQSLARMGHKVEVAHNPGGFGRGQIIWRDPKTGVLAGGTESRTDGAIAAW, from the coding sequence ATGTTACAAAATGATGCACTAAGTTATCCATATGCTTCACAACGTATGACTACATATGCTCAAAATGGGATGGTAGCTACTTCACAACCATTAGCAGCACAAGCTGGATTAGATATTCTGAAAAAGGGTGGCAACGCTATCGATGCAGCAATTGCTACTGCTGCCTGCTTAACTGTAGTTGAGCCAACTTCTAACGGAATTGGTGGAGATGCCTTTGCTCTTGTTTGGACAAAAGGAAAGCTTCATGGTTTAAATTCAAGTGGTCCTTCTCCTACATCTATTTCGATTGACAAAGTGAAAGAGAGAGGTCTAGAAGAAATACCAAAGTTTGGTTGGGTACCTGTGACAGTTCCAGGAGCTCCAGCTGCATGGGTAGAGTTGTCGGAAAAGTTTGGTAAACTCCCTTTAACAGAGGTTCTGCAGCCGGCGATTGATTACGCACAAAATGGCTATCCGTTGTCACCAATATTAAGTTTTTATTGGGAACAGGCATTTAAAGGCTATTCTAATAACCTAAAAGGTGATGAATTTAAGCACTGGTTTGAGACGTTTGCACCTGACGGGAGAGCCCCAAAGGCTGGCGAGCTTTGGAAGTCTGAAGGTCATGCAAATACACTACGTCTGATTGCTGAAACAAAAGGAGAAGCATTCTATCAAGGTGAGCTAGCAGATAAAATCGATGAATTCTCAAAGAAATATGATGGATTTTTAACGAAAGAAGACTTAGCGGCATTTAAACCTGAGTGGGTCGATCCAATTAGCGTATCTTATCGCGGCTATGATGTGTGGGAAATCCCGCCGAATGGTCAAGGCTTAGTTGCCCTTATGGCATTGAATATTGCGAAAGGCTTCGAGTTCTCTGAGCGTGATACAGTTGAGACATTCCATAAGCAAATTGAAGCGATGAAATTAGCTTTTGGTGATGGATTAAAGTATATTACAGAAGCTGACAAAATGTCAGTTCAAACGGAGGAGCTGTTATCAGTAGAATATGCAGAGGCTAGACGCCAACTAATTACCGATGAAGCATTAACTCCTACCGCTGGTGAACCACCCCGAGGAGGAACGGTATACCTTGCAACAGCTGACAATGAAGGTAATATGGTTTCGTTCATTCAAAGTAATTATATGGGCTTCGGTTCTGGATTAGTTGTTCCTGGCACTGGTATCGCATTACAAAACCGCGGACATAACTTTTCATTAGATGAAAACCATGATAACCGCCTTGAGCCTGGAAAACGAACGTTCCATACGATTATTCCTGGATTTTTAACGAAAGGTGATCAGCCAGTAGGGCCATTTGGTGTAATGGGTGGCTTTATGCAACCACAGGGGCACATGCAGGTAGTCATGAACGCCATTGACTTTAAACTTAATCCTCAAGCAGCTTTAGATGCACCACGCTGGCAGTGGATGGAAGGGAAAACGGTTCAGCTTGAACATACTGTACCGAACCATATTGCTCAAAGCTTAGCAAGAATGGGTCATAAGGTCGAGGTTGCTCATAATCCTGGTGGCTTTGGAAGAGGACAAATTATCTGGCGTGACCCGAAAACGGGAGTACTAGCTGGAGGAACAGAATCAAGAACTGATGGTGCTATTGCCGCTTGGTAA
- a CDS encoding YpzG family protein: MKKNTKDHSSFGGHYQDPFQSPRANPKHSYAQVNGETEVSLHNYVLRVQAKKRAF; the protein is encoded by the coding sequence TTGAAGAAGAACACTAAAGACCATAGTAGTTTCGGTGGACATTATCAAGATCCGTTCCAATCTCCACGTGCAAATCCAAAACACTCTTACGCACAAGTTAATGGTGAGACTGAAGTCAGCCTTCACAACTACGTTCTTCGCGTTCAAGCGAAAAAACGAGCATTTTAG
- a CDS encoding TIGR01777 family oxidoreductase, whose protein sequence is MNIVVCGGTGLIGSKLVECLVNDNHHVFILTRNSENKTKTNNISYINWLNPGDTPEKSLENIDVVINLAGETINSRWTANQKEKILSSRLEATRNCLALMKKLSKKPDVFLNASAVGFYGTSLVTKYTEEDTHPGEDFLATVVQQWEQEAKKAEELGIRTVFLRFGVVLASEGGALVKMLLPYKLFVGGTVGTGKQWLSWIHIDDAVDLITFAIKTNAISGPINITAPNPMKMKQFGKEIGERLRKPHWLPAPSFALKLLLGEMSMLVLEGQNVFPKKAIDHGFQFSYSNLKEALENLKL, encoded by the coding sequence TTGAACATTGTAGTTTGTGGTGGAACTGGTCTGATTGGTTCGAAATTAGTCGAATGCCTCGTAAATGATAACCATCATGTATTCATTTTAACAAGAAACTCTGAAAATAAGACAAAAACAAATAATATTTCTTATATTAACTGGTTAAATCCTGGGGATACCCCTGAAAAATCACTTGAGAATATCGATGTAGTGATAAATTTAGCAGGAGAAACCATTAATAGTCGTTGGACCGCTAACCAAAAAGAGAAGATTTTATCTAGTAGATTAGAGGCTACGAGGAATTGCCTCGCCTTAATGAAAAAACTAAGTAAAAAGCCCGATGTCTTTCTTAATGCTTCAGCCGTGGGTTTCTACGGTACTTCTTTGGTTACTAAATATACAGAAGAAGATACTCATCCTGGAGAAGACTTTTTGGCCACAGTTGTCCAGCAATGGGAGCAGGAAGCAAAGAAAGCTGAAGAACTTGGAATTAGAACGGTTTTTCTTCGTTTTGGAGTTGTATTAGCTAGTGAGGGTGGAGCTCTAGTAAAGATGTTACTACCATATAAATTATTCGTAGGGGGCACTGTTGGAACAGGCAAGCAATGGCTGTCATGGATTCACATTGATGATGCCGTGGACTTAATAACCTTTGCGATAAAAACTAATGCTATTAGCGGCCCAATAAACATCACAGCCCCGAATCCCATGAAAATGAAACAATTCGGGAAAGAAATAGGCGAACGTCTAAGGAAACCGCATTGGCTACCTGCGCCAAGTTTTGCACTGAAATTACTTTTAGGAGAAATGAGCATGCTTGTTCTAGAGGGACAAAATGTCTTTCCTAAAAAAGCAATTGACCACGGCTTTCAATTTTCGTATTCTAATCTAAAAGAAGCATTAGAAAATTTGAAATTATAA
- a CDS encoding metal-dependent hydrolase, which produces MDTATHVVMGIAIGSIATLDPVVANDPVLAKTVMLGAIIGSQAPDFDTILKLRNNAKYIRNHRGITHSIPAVLLWPIIITTALSLFVPGINIVHLWAWTFLAVFLHVFVDIFNAYGTQALYPIKKKWIALGVIYIFDPFIFFGHVAAIILWQMGLHQGFTFLGLYFLLVFYYIWRFYARNEVYNKALQEHPDATHVFISPSFKWQKWHVVIRTKKMMYVAQALGDQINYFESYPFEPIPNDPTINAALQDENLAAFLSFSPSYRWEVVDESDHLEVRFVDLRYRSKGHYPFVAIVKLDYHLNILSSYTGWIYSEESLKKKLEFATE; this is translated from the coding sequence TTGGATACTGCCACGCACGTTGTCATGGGAATAGCGATAGGATCAATTGCAACGTTAGATCCAGTCGTCGCAAATGATCCAGTTTTAGCGAAAACTGTTATGTTAGGGGCCATCATTGGCTCACAGGCACCTGACTTTGATACGATCTTAAAGCTAAGAAACAACGCAAAATACATTCGAAATCATCGAGGAATTACTCATTCAATTCCTGCTGTACTTTTATGGCCAATTATAATTACAACAGCTTTATCGTTATTCGTTCCAGGTATAAATATCGTGCATTTGTGGGCTTGGACGTTTTTAGCGGTATTTTTACATGTTTTTGTCGACATTTTCAATGCATACGGAACTCAAGCCCTTTATCCCATTAAAAAGAAATGGATTGCATTAGGTGTCATCTATATTTTTGACCCATTTATTTTCTTCGGGCATGTCGCTGCAATCATTCTTTGGCAAATGGGGCTTCATCAAGGGTTTACGTTTTTAGGGTTATATTTTCTGTTAGTATTTTATTATATCTGGCGCTTTTATGCTCGTAACGAAGTATATAATAAGGCCTTACAAGAACATCCAGATGCAACACATGTCTTTATTTCACCATCGTTTAAATGGCAAAAGTGGCATGTTGTTATTCGTACTAAGAAAATGATGTATGTGGCACAAGCACTAGGAGATCAAATTAATTATTTTGAAAGTTATCCGTTTGAGCCGATACCAAATGATCCAACGATAAATGCTGCTTTACAAGATGAAAATTTAGCTGCGTTCCTTTCGTTTTCACCGTCCTACCGATGGGAAGTTGTTGATGAAAGTGACCACCTAGAAGTAAGATTTGTCGATCTACGCTATAGAAGTAAAGGACACTATCCATTTGTTGCTATTGTTAAGTTAGATTACCATCTAAACATCCTTAGTTCCTATACTGGGTGGATTTATAGTGAGGAAAGCCTTAAAAAGAAATTAGAATTTGCAACTGAATGA
- a CDS encoding YfhH family protein: MEKRYSEMTEHELRQEITTLNDKAKKAEQMGMVNELAVYERKIVMAKSYLLDPDDFKAGETYELNDGEGTSFTISYMNGIFAWGYREGSDRQKEEEAFPIALLIK, from the coding sequence GTGGAAAAACGCTATAGTGAAATGACGGAACATGAACTGCGTCAAGAAATAACAACGCTAAATGATAAAGCAAAGAAAGCTGAACAAATGGGAATGGTAAATGAGCTTGCGGTATACGAGCGCAAGATTGTCATGGCAAAATCTTATTTATTAGATCCAGATGATTTTAAAGCAGGAGAGACATATGAATTAAATGATGGCGAAGGAACAAGCTTCACCATTTCTTACATGAATGGAATTTTTGCTTGGGGTTATCGCGAAGGCAGTGATAGGCAAAAAGAGGAAGAGGCTTTCCCTATTGCGCTACTAATAAAATAA
- a CDS encoding YfhJ family protein, which yields MEDIFERLTENLMSKNSELTYDLARSWVEALWEDFESTRAKAGREYEGQAVTERIVTQFIDNYGSRLHEFASKNEKFKHLLK from the coding sequence ATGGAAGACATATTTGAGCGATTAACAGAAAACTTAATGAGTAAAAATAGTGAACTGACTTATGATTTAGCTCGAAGTTGGGTGGAAGCACTCTGGGAGGATTTTGAATCAACAAGAGCAAAAGCTGGCAGAGAGTACGAGGGACAAGCTGTAACAGAAAGAATTGTCACACAGTTTATCGATAACTATGGCTCTAGACTCCATGAATTTGCTTCGAAAAATGAAAAATTCAAACACCTGCTTAAATAA
- the recX gene encoding recombination regulator RecX: MPVISKITVQKKNKERYNIYIEDVYSFSVDEAVLINFQLRKGTEVTKELLEQVMEEDSIRKGYGLAINFLSYRMRSIKEVSDYLIKKDLELETVQIILKKLIDENYLNDQEFAQAFVQSRVNLSLKGPEIIKRELLEKGVGEVDINNSLRHFSHEQQLEKALSFLMKKYPRTLKTSRAEQDKKIYLLLFSKGFSHEVVQQAFTEFYKEQEEDNSEWEAIKAQGAKALKKYQAFSDWERKQKMKQFLYRKGFSFEMIDKVLEYIENEGE, encoded by the coding sequence ATGCCAGTAATTTCAAAGATTACAGTCCAAAAGAAAAACAAAGAACGATATAATATCTATATTGAAGATGTTTATAGTTTTAGTGTTGATGAAGCTGTTTTAATAAATTTTCAGTTACGAAAGGGAACAGAGGTTACTAAGGAACTGTTAGAACAAGTTATGGAAGAAGATAGTATCCGAAAAGGGTATGGACTGGCGATTAACTTTTTGTCGTATCGGATGCGTTCCATAAAAGAAGTATCTGATTACCTAATAAAAAAAGACTTAGAATTAGAAACCGTACAAATAATCTTAAAGAAATTAATCGATGAAAATTATTTAAATGACCAGGAATTTGCTCAAGCGTTCGTTCAATCAAGGGTAAATCTTTCCCTAAAGGGTCCTGAAATTATTAAGAGGGAATTACTTGAAAAAGGAGTAGGGGAAGTAGATATCAATAATAGTCTTAGGCACTTTAGTCACGAGCAGCAGTTGGAAAAGGCCCTCTCCTTTTTGATGAAAAAATATCCAAGAACACTTAAGACTTCTCGAGCTGAACAAGACAAAAAGATATATTTGTTACTTTTTTCGAAAGGGTTTTCCCATGAAGTTGTTCAACAGGCCTTTACTGAGTTTTATAAAGAGCAAGAAGAAGATAATAGTGAGTGGGAAGCCATCAAAGCACAAGGCGCGAAAGCGTTAAAAAAGTATCAAGCTTTTAGTGATTGGGAAAGAAAACAGAAGATGAAACAGTTCTTATATCGGAAGGGGTTTTCATTTGAGATGATTGATAAAGTACTTGAGTATATAGAAAACGAAGGGGAATAA